In Cercospora beticola chromosome 3, complete sequence, the following proteins share a genomic window:
- a CDS encoding uncharacterized protein (BUSCO:EOG09261B14), with translation MDDNEIKQDVLESEVREMKLKEEEESVDMDTISLSAAAAKEVNSGQASGSGTPSSMKRRSKSPVKSRASADSPAIKTDDEETIGGEVTLKTEPGKPPKLSRTTSHKIEKRSARLYFDHADTTEESKSTFEVLPQCTYANKYLGTTEHALECDCVEEWDSSSRTNEACGEDSDCINRATKMECIGDCTCGSACQNRRFHNKQYADVSVFKTEKKGYGLRANTDLRPNDFIFEYIGEVIGDQVFRRRLHQYDEEGIKHFYFMSLSKGEFVDATKKGNLGRFCNHSCNPNCYVDKWVVGDKLRMGIFAERKIKAGEELVFNYNVDRYGADPQPCYCEEPNCTGFIGGKTQTERATKLSSTIIEALGIDDADAWDTAVAKRPRKKKAGEDDEEYVNNIEPRGLDEEGVNKVMSSLMQCKEKWIAVKLLSRIQRATDDKVRQRVIRFHGYRILKTALSNFKEDTNVCIQILDILDTMPRLTRNKIQDSKIEEAIEPLTENEDERVAFRARELLEAWSKLEVGYRIPRVKRDPNAVPDRKTDRRDGERRRSKSRSRSKSPERIVAPTGPRAGAPARPGFTRPPGRFRPPPPGTGLPAGWFEATAANGATYYYTQNGTTTWQRPTVAANAAPPPPPPKAVTDQMALQDLIKNIVASKQDQPAKPSATSTPVETPKKERKEEKWRKLPEEKQKKLYENALQPHILHVAGKFRKELPKEDLKRWSKEFAKQVVDSDFRKGRVDDPNKVSDKRAKDVKKQCQAFFEKAKKKKLVADQKRAERKAQKEKSGEDGSKTPPGSPPPAVASPVAVDDDVLSDQEMDDAVDATPQDTALKRRRDDPSSLTDEELAAKKQRMEPIDFAPPPPPPPPPVTEPGIDSEQATPRTNDGDYMNGTSSHEDLGFSIKGAARSQSRPGSRSDEPVQTATPPTTGSPDQDETEKAAQRTNYGEMNPERLRQLGVLDLPNN, from the exons ATGGACGACAATGAAATCAAGCAGGACGTACTGGAGTCGGAAGTACGAGAAATGAAGctgaaagaggaagaggaaagcgTAGACATGGACACCATATCTCTCTCTGCGGCGGCGGCCAAGGAGGTCAACTCTGGCCAGgccagtggcagtggcaCGCCGTCCAGCATGAAGCGACGGTCGAAGTCGCCCGTCAAATCACGAGCGAGCGCTGATTCTCCGGCCATCAAaacggacgacgaggagactATTGGCGGCGAAGTCACATTGAAGACCGAGCCGGGCAAGCCGCCAAAGCTGTCGCGCACGACTTCGCATAAGATTGAAAAACGAAGTGCACGGTTGTACTTCGATCATGCCGACACCACAGAAGAGTCAAAGTCTACGTTCGAGGTCCTGCCGCAGTGCACGTATGCCAACAAATACTTGGGTACCACTGAACATGCACTCGAATGTGATTGCGTGGAAGAATGGG ACTCATCATCGCGGACGAATGAGGCCTGCGGAGAGGATAGCGATTGCATCAATCgcgcgacgaagatggagtGTATCGGCGACTGCACTTGCGGCTCAGCCTGCCAGAACCGACGCTTCCACAACAAGCAGTACGCTGATGTTTCGGTCTTCAAAACAGAAAAGAAAGGCTACGGGCTCCGCGCCAATACCGATTTACGGCCTAACGACTTCATTTTCGAATACATTGGCGAGGTCATTGGTGACCAAGTCTTCCGGCGGCGATTGCACCAGTATGACGAGGAGGGGATAAAACACTTCTACTTTATGAGTTTGTCGAAAGGCGAATTCGTTGACGCAACAAAGAAAGGCAACCTGGGACGGTTTTGCAATCACAGCTGTAATCCCAACTGTTACGTCGATAAATGGGTGGTGGGCGACAAACTTCGAATGGGCATATTTGCCGAACGCAAGATCAAAGCCGGCGAGGAACTTGTCTTCAACTACAATGTGGACCGGTACGGTGCAGATCCACAGCCATGTTACTGCGAAGAACCGAACTGTACTGGTTTCATTGGTGGCAAGACGCAAACAGAGCGTGCTACCAAGCTCTCCAGTACTATCATCGAGGCTTTGGGCATTGATGACGCTGATGCGTGGGACACTGCCGTGGCCAAGCGCcctcgcaagaagaaggctggtgaggacgatgaggaataCGTCAACAACATCGAGCCTAGGGGtctcgacgaagaaggcgtaAACAAGGTCATGTCTTCCCTCATGCAATGCAAGGAGAAGTGGATTGCGGTCAAGCTCCTGTCACGCATACAACGCGCGACTGATGACAAGGTCCGCCAACGGGTCATTCGCTTCCACGGGTATCGCATACTCAAGACGGCTCTGTCTAACTTCAAGGAAGACACCAATGTGTGCATTCAGATCCTGGACATTCTAGACACCATGCCGAGGCTCACCCGCAACAAGATCCAGGATTCGAAGATTGAAGAGGCAATTGAGCCTTTGACTGAGAATGAGGATGAACGAGTTGCGTTTCGCGCTAGAGAACTGCTAGAAGCGTGGTCGAAGCTGGAGGTCGGTTACCGTATACCACGTGTCAAACGTGACCCCAACGCTGTTCCCGACCGCAAGACAGATCGACGAGATGGGGAGCGACGACGCAGCAAGTCTCGGTCACGATCGAAATCGCCCGAGCGCATAGTAGCGCCGACAGGTCCTCGAGCAGGTGCGCCAGCGCGTCCAGGCTTCACGAGACCTCCGGGGCGTTTtcgaccacctccacctggaACTGGCTTGCCTGCTGGTTGGTTTGAAGCGACTGCTGCCAATGGCGCCACCTACTATTACACACAGAATGGCACAACAACATGGCAGCGGCCGACCGTGGCTGCCAATGCggcgcctccgcctccacctccgaAGGCGGTGACTGACCAGATGGCTTTACAAGATCTCATCAAGAACATTGTCGCCTCGAAACAAGATCAACCGGCTAAGCCCTCTGCCACTTCGACTCCTGTCGagacgccgaagaaggagcgCAAAGAAGAAAAGTGGCGGAAACTTCcagaggagaagcagaagaagctgtacGAAAACGCATTGCAACCCCATATCCTGCATGTGGCAGGGAAGTTCAGGAAAGAGCTGCCAAAAGAAGACCTCAAACGCTGGTCCAAGGAGTTCGCCAAACAAGTTGTTGATTCTGATTTCAGGAAAGGTCGAGTGGACGATCCCAACAAGGTCAGTGACAAGAGAGCAAAAGATGTCAAGAAGCAATGTCAAGCCTTTTTCgagaaagccaagaagaagaagcttgtgGCCGACCAGAAACGAGCGGAGAGGAAGgcgcagaaggagaagagcggCGAGGATGGCAGCAAGACCCCACCAGGTTCACCGCCGCCCGCAGTGGCCAGTCCAGTCGCTGTAGACGACGATGTTTTGTCGGACCAAGAGATGGACGATGCGGTGGATGCTACTCCTCAGGACACTGCGCTCAAGCGGAGGCGTGACGATCCTTCAAGTCTCACCGACGAAGAGCTTGCCGCCAAGAAGCAGCGTATGGAGCCGATCGACTttgcaccaccacctcctcccccTCCGCCGCCGGTCACTGAACCGGGCATAGACAGCGAGCAAGCAACTCCTCGAACCAATGACGGAGACTACATGAACGGTACTTCAAGTCACGAGGATCTCGGCTTTTCTATCAAAGGAGCCGCGCGCTCACAAAGTCGTCCCGGCTCGCGCAGTGACGAACCCGTGCAGACTGCGACGCCGCCTACTACTGGCAGTCCTGATCAGGATGAAACAGAAAAGGCTGCCCAGCGGACGAACTACGGAGAAATGAACCCAGAGCGCTTGCGACAATTGGGTGTTTTGGACTTGCCGAACAACTGA
- a CDS encoding uncharacterized protein (BUSCO:EOG09265M98) — protein MAQKQHAARPRPVDVDASGEDMSEKEFHSEEDASMDDVSGSEDEHSDTDISDEESADPGQSYEQQIGNLSFGALKQAQDAVSRKRKRGSDTTPDQEDKLAALRDRLRQIKEQKASKTSETSKSAKKPKPANRAPSDDDDSEDDSDSDSDSGPSEEDAPNKSRTSKHAPAAQSTKYQVSRRRQVVDVPKRNVRDPRFDAFHQGAPTGNIDKAYSFLVDYQKDEIKQLKAEIKRTKNEEEKDVLRRKVNSMENRLKAKAAKEREQEVLRKHRKEEKAKVEQGKTPYYLKKKELKEKALVEKFKGMKSKERQKLIEKRQKKESQKEKKKMPEARRMAVG, from the coding sequence ATGGCGCAGAAACAGCATGCTGCCCGGCCGCGCCCggtcgatgtcgatgcgAGTGGCGAGGATATGTCGGAAAAGGAATTTCacagcgaggaggatgcCAGCATGGACGACGTCTCGGGCAGTGAGGACGAGCACAGCGATACCGATATTTCAGACGAGGAATCAGCCGATCCCGGACAGAGCTACGAGCAGCAAATTGGCAACCTCTCATTCGGCGCGTTGAAGCAGGCTCAAGATGCTGTGTCCAGGAAGCGGAAGAGAGGATCAGATACCACGCCAGATCAGGAAGACAAATTAGCAGCACTGAGAGATCGATTACGGCAAATTAAGGAGCAGAAGGCCAGCAAGACGTCGGAGACCAGCAAAAGCGCGAAGAAACCAAAGCCAGCGAATCGTGCGCccagcgatgatgatgatagcGAAGACGATTCAGATTCCGACTCAGACTCTGGCCCATCTGAAGAGGATGCGCCGAACAAGTCGCGTACATCGAAGCATGCCCCAGCCGCTCAATCGACCAAGTACCAGGTCTCGCGGAGACGGCAAGTGGTAGACGTGCCCAAACGAAATGTTCGAGACCCTCGATTCGACGCCTTCCATCAAGGTGCACCAACCGGGAACATCGACAAAGCCTACAGCTTTCTGGTAGACTATCAAAAGGACGAGATCAAACAGTTGAAAGCTGAGATCAAGCGCACAAAgaacgaagaggagaaagacGTCCTCCGGCGAAAAGTCAACAGCATGGAAAATCGACTGAAAGCCAAAGCTGCCAAGGAGCGAGAGCAGGAGGTCTTGCGGAAACATCGtaaagaggagaaggcgaaggtgGAACAAGGCAAGACGCCATACTACCttaagaagaaggagctcaaAGAGAAGGCACTCGTGGAGAAATTCAAGGGCATGAAGAGTAAGGAACGACAAAAGTTGATCGAAAAGaggcagaagaaggagagccagaaagagaagaagaagatgcctGAGGCGAGGAGAATGGCAGTGGGTTGA